TAGTAGTAAATCAAGTGTACGGGATTTTTGACACAAATGAAGAACGCATGCAACGATATGTAAGCAAGGTTCAAGCATTGCTTGCACGATTCAGGGAATGGTCGATCATACATATCCTGAGGGAAGAAAACGTGgaagcagatgcattagccaATTTGGGGTCATCTACGGAGATGAAAGGATTTGATTCCAAAACTGTCGTTCAACTTCTACACTCGGTATTGGATATGGATGGTTACTGCAAGGTAAATTCAACCAACctagtctgggactggaggaatgagttcGTCAAATATCTTCGGCATGGCAAACTACCCGAACACCCGAAGGTGTCCCGGGAACTACGCACCAAGGTCGCTCGTTACTGCCTCGTGGATGGGAAATTATATAGAAGATCATACCAAGGTCCAATGGCCCGATGTCTAGGAGATTCAGAGGAAGAATACGTAatgagagaagtccatgaaggaatTTGTGAGAACAATGCCGGTGCAGATTTGTTGGTTCTAAAGCTGGttagggcaggatattattggccccgcaTGGAACAAGATGCAAAGACGTTCATTCAGAAATGCGGCAAATGTTAAAGCTATGCATATTTGGTACACCAACCGGCAGAACTCTTGCATTCAGTactgtccccatggccattcatgaaatacgGGATGGACATTATTGGTCCACTACCACCGGGACCCGAAAAGGTAAGattccttttaattttaattgactacttcactaaatgggtttAAGCAGGTCGTTACCAAAAGATCGGTGAGCATGAAGTGGTCAAATTCCTACGGGACCACATAATTTGCCGATTCGGAATATTGAAGGAGATTGCCTGCGATAACGGACCGCAGTTCATAGGcttaaaagtcacaaaatttttggaagatttgaaaatcaagAGGATTGCATCCTCACTGTACCATCCGAGTGCTAACAGACAGGCGAAATCAACCAATAAGGTGATTGTCCAAAACCTCAAAAGGAGGTTAGAAGCTACTAAAGTTAAATGGACCGAAGAGTTACTAGGGGTGCTATGGGTGTACTGGACAACGGAAAAATCGAGAACGGGAGAAACACCTTTCTCTCTCATATATGGCGTGGAAGCTTTGATACCAGTGGAAGTAGGGGAACTTAATTTAAAGCTCTCCCGAACGAACGAAGAAGCAAACAATTAAGCGCTGCTGGTAAGGCTAAACTTACTAAACGAATGCAGGGATTTGGTGTACGTATGGATGGCGGCTCAAAGTGAAAGgatggaaagatattataatcgtaGAGACAATATTCGCTACTTCAAAGTAGGAGATTTGATTTTGAGCAAGGTGACTCAGAGCACTCGGAAAATTAACGCTGGAAAGTTGTCACCGTTAAAGGGTCGTACGAGTtgaaaaatcaagatggagtcaaactgtctagcaattggaatgtgactcacctcaaaaggtaatACTGCTGatggtgttacaccctatatatttttttgtgtgcgtaaaactgcgtcgtgagcaaactaatgtaggacccaaaaatgagatcatctttgaaaatatataaagtaagttaatcatgttacctcagaagttacaaatattgaatatcatgaacaacaagtataaAGAGGgatggaaggtttagaagctaaaggaattgaagaaaataatgtttcgtcgaaagccgacaaattgggaatattatagcatgtacttttagGATGAGATCAGGGTATTTTACATAATAAGGAAGTTATGTTACGAGTTATGTTATTCgcatgatagtcgtgtgttatattttgaagtcaagcgagtggtggaacaaaagtcgatgaaagtcatcacaagttacgttcataagttttactgaaactttaggtcaaatgtaactgcaattttctcccaatatacttagagttatggggtatTTCACCCAtacaattaaatatctatgagtctactttccaactcattaaaccatttATCAATACGATATCAGAGTAAAGAGATATGAAAATTTttacgagactgcgcagactgtcacctattGCTTAAACGAGAATTCAAAACTGGGCCAGCTCGGGTCATCCACaactgggccagttcgggtcgctcaaagaggcctttttaaaggcctatccctttcatatattaggatgataatagggcaaaataaccaaacttaatctctgcaaaaatccttccaaaaatttcccacaaaccccaattgattttctctccctttcaagttctaattggaggtaaagcctagagtttgaagaaccaagataggagctgagttatcccacaaataaggtaagtttactgctctctttcatccattctttATAGTTGTAGATGCATGGTAAGTTTTTCTATATTTGTAAAaactcacgggacagtgatcggaagccgtgagtttgagttattcatttgtagcggactgttttatgggttgttttgtggactgtttggtgttgctgttgggctgcgtgatttactactattttgtggagttttggaggaggaagggtgtggataaaaaccacataaatgcaggatgttgggttGGTCGtttgtcgtaacattttcggggttgttgacactactacggtggtcgttttgtgtatgaagagattggggtgtgttggactattttgtagtattgtgtggtgtacataaggttggaaaataatgtatatatgttgttattgttgtttttggtgttgttggtgttatcttgaatttggaggaagtaaggattataggggagatgctgtccgttttaatacaaaataagcatgtcgttggctgtgcgatagttatacgtttcataacttaatgatagtattattatcgttgttgtagattaaggtgagaagaggtgagttcaacttgatAATTGGaaagagtgtgataaggtatgttaaggctaagccttccttcattttggcatgatctcgtagctacatgtgttagtagtgagacataaagagaagtttgtattcatgaatttattcacattattctagtctcataagttacaatattattccttatcgagactctatatttaatttagtattgtcttctcccagtcaagagagcagcaagcctatatatacagtattacagtattttcattaccatcgagctataatcgatgggcaggcccttattgggcaacctctgatcagatggaaagttatataccgagcctactgtggccgagcacctatgagcgagcccagcatggttgagatacatagcctagtatgatcgagcgcttatgagcgagcctactacggcagagcagttatatataccgagccttataaggccggacaattattttacttactatattgaaggagttgagtcagtatcaataggtaagtatatctccagatcatctttgactcccaattactttcagttattataatatcacttcagtttcaactttcagttatgttattgccttatatactcggtacattattttgtactgacgtcccttttctggggatgctgcatttcatgcgtgcaggttcagatagacagacgggtagacctcctcagtaggtgtttccagagttcagcctgatcggtaagcttcacgtccttcggagttatcgggtctaggttttcatgtacatcttctgtatgtatgtatatatgttatgggtaggtcgggaccctgttccgatcacactatatccatcagtagaggcttgtagacatatcctgtcagttagtgcactatgttgggcttgtaggcctggtatgtatattttggtggtttgtcagttgtagtagttatgacttCCTTGTCGGcctaactttatattgatgtttattcagcgctagtttccattcagttttatattttgcttcgcaaattgtcttgcaagttGGCctcatggccaaattatgacattatatgttcagagtcccttagtcgcaatttggtacaccaggttagttgaggcaccgggtgccagtctcgctcccaggtcggggcgtgacaaacttgatatcagagtagttctgtcctagggagtctacaagccgtgtctagtaggatcttgtttatagatgtgttgtgcaccacattatataagcagggagctacagggcatttaggagttggttacccttctttcaaatctaaatcgtgctgtagaactgagttataggaaatttgagttaaacttacgtgttggtaTTTTCATagacagatgacggtgactaggaagactacggctagccagagggggAGATACAACAACAGCTGAGgagaccagcagggtacccccagtagatgggtcccagtctgaggcccaaggcgagaaacctactcagccattaccggctcctccaccacctgaggagattcctagggataccgcacatccagttccccctccactttcactagatcaggacttgaggagtgcggtgcatttgttgacacaattggtagctacccaacaacaagctagggcatcagctagtggaggatcttctgaggggtctgggagttcaagggttcgagagtttattgctttgagtcccccagagtttacggggtcagatcagagggagggcccgcaggatttcatagatcagcttcacaggatctttggggttatgcatgccacagagaaagaagtagttgagctagcagcttttcgactccgagatatagccatcctttggtacgagggatgggagaagtccagggcacgtgatgcacctccaactagttgggagaatttttcagatgctttccttgaccagtacctACCGCGGGAGATCCAACATGCTcgggtcgatcagtttctagcccatAAGCAGgacaatatgagtgttcgagagtatagtctccgttttgactcattagccagatatgcaccatccatagttgctactatgcgtaacaggatccacaggtttatagcagggttagccccagagttgaccgaggtatgtgccaccgctgcattgcatgaTAATATGAATATCTCCgggattcaggcattcgctcagaatatagaaaggggtaggcatcgacagcagggtacagagaggactgagcaagggcagcgtaagaggatgacatttcctaggtctcaggagcagtctcagggtagttataggccccagtacttcggacggccacctaggcctctgccacctcagttaaagggttacaggtatgacctctATACTTAGTCAGGACTAGGTTAGAGCTCACGGGCGTTGGTTTTGCAACGACAATGAGGTTcaaggcagacatggtcatttctgccatggtgtgacatctgtggtagaggacacttgggccaatgccgagcaggttgtgatgcttgttatacatgtgggcgtccggggcatatgatgcgagattgcccaaatagagattctgggggtatggcacaaccagcaagtTCAGTGACAGGATTATCTATGTCTGTGCATCTTTCTGGGCACGAGTCTcaatcttcggctggtagaggtcaaggcagaggtagaggttccagttcaggtgttaatcagaattgtatttatgctttagcgggtcgacaggaccaggagtcttcagcagacgttgtgacaggtatattaaccatttgctctcacgatgcttatgccttgatataCCCAGGATCTAATTTATCacatattaccccatttgtcgcggggaaatttagtatagtgcctgaaatactaagtgatccttttgcggtatctacaccggtcggagaatcgattattgctagacaggtttaccgaggttgtacggtgacagtttgtagtcgtcaaacctcagccgacctagttgagctagagatgatggattttgatgctatcatgggcatggactggttgccagcttgctatgccacagttgattgccgagcaaaggcaaccagatttcattttccaggtGAGGCAGTCCTtaaatgggtaggtaatacagcggcacccagaggtaggtttatttcctatctgaaggcgaggaaaataattgcaaaagggtgcatttatcatattgtgcgagttagagatgcagatgctgagatatctacagttcagtctattcccgtagtcaatgaGTATGCCGATGTTTTTCCAGATGAGCTtctaggtattcctccagagcgagagattgattttagcatcgatttgcttccaggaactcaaccaatatccatccctccgtatagaatggcacttgccaaattaaaggagttgaaggagcagttaaaagatttgctagagaaaggtttcatcaggcccagtacctcaccttggggtgcaccggtactctttgtgcggaagaaagacggctcgttaaggatgtgtatcgattataggcagctgaataaggtaactattaagaataagtatccacttccaaggattgatgacttgtttgatcagttgcagggggctagattcttttcaaagatagatttgagatcgggataccaccaggtcagagttcaggagaaagatattctgaagacagcctttaggacccgatatggccacttcgagttcctagTCATGTctttcgggttgacgaatgcacccgcagtatttatggacttgatgaatatcctattccgaccatttttagatctgttcgtgatagtatttattgatgatattctggtctattcaagttcagaggatgagcatgtggaccacttgcgagcggtactccaaaccctccgtgatcgtaagttgtatgctaagttttctaaatgtgagttatggttgcagtctgtagcattcttggggcatattgtatccgatgaaggtataaaggtagacactcagaagattgaggccgtgaaatcttggcctagacctaccactccgagagaggttcgtagctttctaggcttagcaggatactactggagGTTCATAGAggatttttcttccctttcggtaccattgacgaagttgacgtagaaatcaactaagtttcagtggacggaggcttgcgagcggagtttccaagagcttaagaacaggttgacctcagcgccagttctaacacttccagagggtccagaggattatgtcgtgtattgtgatgcctcaggtgtcgggttaggatgtgtcctgatgcaacatgggaaggtaattgcgtatgcttcaaggaagttaaggaagcacgagaagaattatccaacccacgatctcaagttagctgcggttgtccatgcacttaatatatggcggcattatttatatggtgttcatgttgatgtatttacagatcataaaagtctgcaatatatatttaagcaaaaagagttgaatttgcgacagaggcgatgccttgagttattgaaagattatgatgttaacattctctaccgtCCAGGGAAAGTTAATGTTGTAGCAGACGCCTTAAaccgccgatctatgggtagcttagcacatgtaaaggccgagaaaagacaattaactagagagattcatcaattggatTGTTTGGGGGTTTGGTTAGTAGATTCcgacgatggtggagttgtactccaaaacactgcaaaatcatctctcatagctgaagtcaaggaaaggcagtacgaggacccagagttggtcgagttgagagagtaTGTTCCGCAGAAGAAGAATCCAttattagagctcaagggagatggggttctcagatacaggggttgtttgtatgttccagatgtagcagggctacgagacaggattatattagaggcacattattcctggtactccattcatcctgggtcgacgaagatgtatcatgacattaaagatgtgtactggtggaacgatatgaagaagaacattgttgagtttgtcgcccagtgtcctagttgccagcaggtgaaaatagagcatcagtagcccggagggctaatgcagaatatagagatcccgacatggaaatggaaggcgataaacatggactttattaCGGGTTTActtcgttctcatcgtaagtttgattctatatgggtaatagtcgataggctcactaaatcagcttattttctaccggtcagatctacatatacaacagaagattatgcaaagttatatattaaggagatagtgcggctacacggagtaccagtatctattatatctgatcgTGAGGCTCAATTtatagcacatttttggaggtcatttcagagaggtctagggactcaggtgaatctcagcataacttttcatccacagactgatggacaagccgagcgcacaatttagacgctcgaggatatgttacgagcgtgtgtgttggattttaaaagaagttgggatgaatatctacctcttgtcgagtttgcatataataacagttactactccagtatccagatggctccgtatgaggctttgtatgggtgtaagtgcagatctcctatagggtggtttgatgttggagaatctgggttacatgggccagacctagttcagcatgccgtagagaaagtaaaacttatccgggagcgactgttgatagctcagagtcgccagaagtcatattctgacatgcggcgacgagacttagagtttgaggttaatgactgggtattcttaaaggtatcccctatgaagggcgtgatgaggtttggcaagaaatgcaagcttagcccacggtatattgcgCCTTACAAGATTATTcgaagagtgggccaagtagcttatgagttagaattgccctcagaattggagtcagtccatccgatttttcacgtatctatgctacggaagtgcattggcgatcctaccagaGTGGTGTCCATAGATGATGTACAAATTACGAAGGACTTGTCAtacaaggaaattccagttgccatatTAGACCGACAAATTCgtaagctacgaaataaggaggtagcctccgtgaaggttttatggagaagcaataatgtggaagagatgacatgggaagcgaaggaagaaatgaagtataaataccccc
The DNA window shown above is from Nicotiana tomentosiformis chromosome 8, ASM39032v3, whole genome shotgun sequence and carries:
- the LOC138897857 gene encoding uncharacterized protein translates to MPSGEITRQFIKTVPLTTNEVEYEALIAELKLARRLGSEVIEVKYDSQLVVNQVYGIFDTNEERMQRYVSKVQALLARFREWSIIHILREENVEADALANLGSSTEMKGFDSKTVVQLLHSVLDMDGYCKVNSTNLVWDWRNEFVKYLRHGKLPEHPKVSRELRTKVARYCLVDGKLYRRSYQGPMARCLGDSEEEYVMREVHEGICENNAGADLLVLKLVRAGYYWPRMEQDAKTFIQKCGKC